In a genomic window of Alkalibaculum bacchi:
- the cobI gene encoding precorrin-2 C(20)-methyltransferase — protein MLGRLYGIGVGPGDSGLITQKAIDIINKIDVIVAPITKMGKESKAFNIAKPYLKADVETVELEFPMIDLEKEKETLNAKWKENATKIAELLKQGKNLAFLTLGDPMVYSTYSYLFPYLEEVNIKPITIPGITSFCASAAELGVPIVQGNETFCVLTQITSLEEFDKYKELFENIVIMKPFSSRETINAAIEKYNLHDRVYAISNCGSENQEISRGFVKEDISYFTIILIKFGN, from the coding sequence ATGTTAGGAAGATTATATGGAATCGGCGTTGGGCCTGGGGATAGTGGTTTAATCACTCAAAAGGCCATTGACATCATCAACAAAATAGATGTGATTGTAGCACCAATTACAAAAATGGGAAAAGAAAGCAAAGCTTTTAATATAGCAAAGCCTTATTTAAAGGCAGATGTAGAAACTGTAGAATTAGAATTTCCTATGATTGATTTAGAAAAAGAAAAGGAAACTCTAAATGCAAAGTGGAAAGAAAATGCTACCAAAATTGCAGAGTTATTAAAACAAGGAAAAAATCTTGCGTTTTTAACTCTAGGGGATCCTATGGTTTATAGCACTTACTCTTATTTGTTTCCCTATTTAGAAGAAGTAAATATCAAACCTATTACCATACCTGGAATCACCTCTTTTTGCGCTTCTGCTGCTGAACTAGGCGTACCTATTGTACAAGGCAATGAGACCTTCTGTGTATTGACTCAAATCACCTCATTAGAGGAGTTTGACAAATATAAGGAACTCTTTGAAAATATCGTAATCATGAAGCCCTTTAGCTCTAGAGAAACCATAAACGCAGCCATTGAAAAATACAATCTACATGATAGAGTATACGCCATCTCAAATTGCGGCAGCGAGAATCAGGAAATTTCTAGAGGGTTTGTTAAGGAAGATATTAGTTATTTTACGATAATTCTTATAAAATTTGGAAATTAG
- the hemL gene encoding glutamate-1-semialdehyde 2,1-aminomutase: protein MNFNKSEELFNEAKKYIPGGVNSPVRAFQSVGMSSVFARRGNGSKIIDVDGNEFIDYICSWGPLVLGHSSEVITKGVEEVVKAGVTFGLATEIEVKIAKLITEACPSVEMVRMVNSGTEATMSALRLARGYTNRSKILKFEGCYHGHSDGLLVKSGSGTLTYGSSTSSGVSEDAIKNTLVAQYNDIETLNAVFKAHGNDLAAVIVEPVAGNMGVVPAKEEFLKIMRKLTEEYGALLIFDEVITGFRVSYGGAQEVYGIKPDLSCFGKIIGGGLPVGAFGGRREIMELLAPVGPVYQAGTLSGNPLAMHMGYNALTYLKDHPEVYTNMEEKANKLEEGFKKAIKEFKIDATVNRIKGMLNVFFTKGKVETFEDVSKCNTEIYAKYFKLMLDQGVLIAPSQFEAMFLSHAHTEEDIERTIAANREAMRQITE, encoded by the coding sequence ATGAACTTTAATAAATCAGAAGAATTATTTAATGAAGCTAAGAAATATATTCCTGGTGGGGTGAATAGTCCTGTACGGGCTTTTCAATCTGTGGGAATGAGCTCTGTATTTGCTAGAAGAGGAAATGGAAGCAAAATTATTGATGTAGATGGCAATGAATTTATCGATTATATTTGCTCATGGGGTCCCCTTGTTTTAGGGCATAGCAGTGAAGTGATAACAAAGGGAGTGGAAGAAGTAGTAAAGGCAGGGGTAACTTTTGGTCTTGCTACGGAAATCGAAGTAAAAATAGCCAAACTAATAACAGAGGCGTGTCCATCTGTAGAAATGGTTCGAATGGTAAATTCAGGAACGGAAGCTACCATGAGCGCCTTGAGGTTGGCAAGGGGCTATACAAATAGGAGCAAGATTTTAAAATTTGAAGGATGCTATCATGGGCATTCTGATGGGCTTTTAGTGAAATCAGGCTCAGGTACTTTAACGTATGGTTCGTCTACAAGCTCTGGTGTTTCTGAAGATGCAATTAAAAATACATTAGTAGCTCAGTATAACGATATTGAAACATTAAACGCTGTATTTAAAGCACATGGTAATGATTTAGCAGCTGTAATCGTAGAGCCTGTTGCTGGCAATATGGGTGTTGTTCCAGCAAAAGAAGAATTTCTAAAAATTATGAGAAAATTGACAGAAGAATATGGTGCGCTGCTTATATTCGATGAGGTTATTACTGGTTTTCGAGTAAGCTATGGTGGCGCTCAAGAAGTATATGGCATTAAACCAGATTTGAGTTGCTTTGGCAAAATTATCGGAGGCGGTCTTCCAGTAGGTGCTTTTGGGGGCAGAAGAGAAATTATGGAGTTATTAGCACCAGTAGGTCCAGTTTATCAAGCAGGTACTTTATCAGGAAATCCGCTTGCCATGCACATGGGCTACAATGCTCTAACTTATCTAAAAGACCACCCTGAAGTGTATACAAATATGGAAGAAAAAGCTAACAAATTAGAAGAAGGCTTTAAGAAGGCCATCAAAGAATTCAAAATAGATGCCACAGTAAACCGTATAAAGGGCATGCTCAATGTATTCTTTACAAAAGGAAAAGTTGAAACCTTTGAAGATGTAAGTAAATGTAATACAGAAATATACGCAAAGTACTTTAAACTTATGCTAGACCAGGGTGTCCTCATAGCCCCATCTCAATTTGAGGCAATGTTCTTGTCACATGCTCATACGGAGGAGGATATCGAAAGAACGATTGCAGCGAATCGTGAGGCGATGAGACAGATAACTGAATAG
- the hemB gene encoding porphobilinogen synthase — protein MIRRPRRLRSNAIVRDMVRETRLNTDAFVYPMFVVEGEKIKNEISSMPGNYHFSIDLLIEEVGYLIDLGIKIIMLFGIPNHKDECGSGAYMPDGIIQKAVRALKEKYNNQIYIITDVCLCEYTSTGHCGLIKGETVDNDSTLPLLSKTALSHVQAGADMVAPSDMMDGRIGHMRKTLDEHGYENVPIMAYSAKYASAYYGPFREAADSAPQFGDRKSYQMDPANSREALVEAKLDLEEGADIVMVKPALAYLDIITKIKDISDVPVAAYNVSGEYSMLKMAIKEGLMSEDVIVETLISIQRAGADIILTYFAKEIMEKLR, from the coding sequence GTGATAAGAAGACCTAGAAGATTACGTTCAAATGCTATTGTTCGAGATATGGTTCGAGAAACTAGACTTAATACAGATGCATTTGTTTATCCAATGTTTGTAGTAGAGGGAGAAAAAATTAAGAATGAAATCTCATCTATGCCAGGAAATTACCATTTTTCTATCGATTTATTAATTGAAGAGGTAGGATATCTTATTGATTTAGGAATTAAAATTATAATGTTGTTTGGCATTCCTAATCATAAGGATGAGTGTGGTAGTGGGGCTTATATGCCCGACGGGATTATTCAAAAGGCAGTTCGAGCTTTAAAGGAAAAGTATAATAATCAAATATACATTATAACGGATGTATGTCTTTGTGAATATACTTCCACTGGTCACTGTGGACTTATTAAAGGGGAGACAGTAGATAATGACTCCACTTTACCTCTTTTATCAAAAACAGCTTTAAGCCATGTTCAAGCAGGTGCAGATATGGTGGCACCATCTGATATGATGGATGGAAGAATAGGTCATATGCGAAAGACTTTAGATGAACATGGATATGAAAATGTCCCTATAATGGCCTATAGCGCTAAATACGCATCCGCTTACTACGGACCTTTTAGAGAAGCAGCAGATTCAGCTCCTCAATTTGGTGACCGAAAATCTTACCAAATGGATCCTGCTAATAGCAGAGAAGCTTTAGTAGAGGCTAAACTAGATTTAGAAGAAGGGGCAGACATTGTCATGGTGAAACCAGCCCTTGCTTATCTAGACATTATTACAAAAATAAAGGATATATCGGATGTTCCAGTAGCAGCCTACAATGTCAGCGGAGAATACTCCATGCTAAAGATGGCTATAAAAGAAGGTCTGATGAGTGAAGATGTAATAGTAGAGACATTAATCTCTATTCAACGAGCTGGAGCAGATATTATTCTTACTTATTTTGCGAAGGAGATAATGGAGAAACTGCGCTAG
- the cobA gene encoding uroporphyrinogen-III C-methyltransferase, translating to MKGKVYLVGAGPGDFKLITLKGQDAIKAADAIVYDRLASPKLLDFRREDCELIYVGKESSNHTKTQDEINDIICQKALEGKIVTRLKGGDPYVFGRGGEEGQYLIERGVDVEVVPGITSAIGGLAYAGIPITHRDHASSFHVITGHLKDESSELDWDVLAKLKGTLVFLMGMSELKKITARLIENGMASTTPVGVINWATTDRQKVAVGTLIDIYEITQREGLTSPSLIVVGDVVKLREDLNFFEKKPLWGKKILVTRARSQSSKVVEKIYELGGTAIEFPVIKIKDLSHEPSIIEEIKRVKEYNYLIFTSQNGVKLFLNRMFSLGLDMRALDGAKIVAIGKVTAKELEKYHLYADIIPENYIAEGIYEELKDLLTPEDKILLPRAKESRDFLVEELGKLAQIKEVKIYETIIGEGAEKVEEVKSLLNKEEIDYITFTSSSTVKNLVKILGSADILKNQKLISIGPITSNTIEDFGLELYGEAEKYDIDGVLKVILNEEAEK from the coding sequence ATGAAGGGTAAAGTATATTTAGTAGGCGCAGGTCCAGGAGATTTTAAATTGATTACATTAAAAGGGCAAGACGCCATAAAAGCAGCAGACGCTATCGTATACGATCGATTGGCCTCTCCTAAATTGCTAGACTTTAGAAGAGAAGATTGTGAGTTAATCTATGTAGGGAAAGAATCCAGCAATCACACAAAAACACAAGATGAAATAAACGATATTATTTGCCAAAAAGCACTAGAAGGGAAAATTGTCACTAGGCTAAAAGGTGGAGACCCTTATGTATTTGGCAGAGGTGGAGAGGAAGGTCAGTATTTAATTGAAAGAGGAGTAGATGTAGAAGTCGTTCCAGGGATTACTTCTGCTATTGGAGGACTAGCATATGCAGGAATTCCAATCACTCATCGAGATCATGCATCCTCTTTTCATGTCATTACAGGACACTTAAAAGATGAAAGCAGCGAATTAGATTGGGACGTATTAGCAAAACTAAAGGGTACCTTAGTGTTTTTAATGGGTATGAGCGAGCTAAAAAAAATAACCGCTCGCCTTATTGAAAATGGCATGGCTTCAACTACACCAGTAGGAGTGATCAACTGGGCGACTACAGACAGACAAAAGGTAGCCGTAGGCACTTTGATAGATATTTATGAAATCACTCAAAGAGAAGGGCTGACTTCTCCAAGCCTTATCGTTGTAGGTGATGTAGTCAAATTAAGAGAAGATTTAAACTTCTTTGAAAAGAAACCACTTTGGGGTAAAAAGATATTAGTGACAAGGGCGAGAAGTCAAAGCAGCAAAGTAGTTGAAAAAATCTATGAATTAGGTGGCACTGCAATTGAATTTCCTGTTATCAAAATAAAGGATTTAAGTCATGAACCATCTATAATAGAAGAGATTAAAAGGGTTAAAGAATACAATTATCTTATTTTCACAAGCCAAAATGGAGTAAAACTTTTTCTTAATAGAATGTTTTCCTTAGGTTTAGATATGCGAGCATTAGATGGAGCTAAAATTGTAGCTATAGGTAAAGTGACCGCAAAAGAACTTGAAAAATACCATCTTTATGCAGATATCATTCCAGAAAATTATATTGCCGAGGGCATTTATGAGGAACTTAAGGACCTGTTAACACCTGAGGACAAAATTTTGCTGCCAAGAGCAAAAGAATCTAGAGATTTCTTAGTTGAAGAACTAGGTAAATTAGCTCAAATAAAAGAAGTAAAAATATATGAGACGATTATTGGAGAAGGTGCAGAAAAAGTAGAGGAAGTAAAATCTCTTCTTAATAAGGAAGAAATTGACTATATTACCTTTACAAGCTCTTCAACGGTAAAAAATTTGGTGAAGATATTAGGAAGTGCAGATATTCTTAAGAATCAAAAACTAATTTCCATAGGACCCATTACTTCAAATACCATTGAAGACTTTGGATTAGAATTATACGGCGAGGCAGAAAAATATGATATTGATGGAGTTCTAAAGGTAATTTTAAACGAGGAGGCAGAAAAGTGA
- the hemC gene encoding hydroxymethylbilane synthase, translated as MKIIVGTRGSNLALTQTKWVVSQLQNNYPNTEFEIKTITTTGDRIQNVSLDKIGEKGVFVKEIEEQLLSGEIDLAVHSMKDMPGELPEGLMFSWVPEREDYRDVIVLKGGYKSLKDLPKGAVIGTGSKRRQFQLSKYREDLKFDSIRGNIETRVRKIEDQNLHGVILAAAGLKRIGLYEKLRNRIEPIEARIILPSPAQGILAIEIREENTQIHKMIESINHSESFLQATAERSFLKGLNGNCHIPMGALCAIKGENIEIEGLLGNEDGSVLIKRKAYGPKEDAEKLGWELAKDILKEMKGYEG; from the coding sequence ATGAAAATAATAGTAGGTACAAGGGGAAGTAATTTAGCCTTAACTCAAACAAAATGGGTAGTTTCCCAATTACAAAATAATTATCCAAATACTGAATTTGAAATAAAAACGATCACTACTACGGGAGATCGAATTCAAAATGTGAGTTTAGACAAAATCGGTGAAAAAGGCGTATTTGTAAAAGAAATCGAAGAGCAGCTTTTAAGCGGAGAAATCGATTTAGCAGTACATAGTATGAAAGATATGCCTGGAGAACTACCAGAAGGCTTAATGTTTTCTTGGGTTCCAGAGAGAGAGGATTATCGAGATGTCATCGTTCTAAAAGGCGGATATAAATCACTTAAAGATTTGCCTAAGGGAGCTGTAATTGGAACGGGAAGCAAGCGTAGACAGTTTCAATTATCAAAGTATCGAGAGGATTTAAAATTTGATTCTATTCGAGGTAATATTGAAACTAGAGTGCGAAAAATAGAAGATCAAAATTTACATGGAGTGATTCTAGCTGCAGCAGGATTAAAGCGAATAGGATTATATGAAAAACTTAGAAATCGTATTGAGCCCATTGAAGCCCGTATCATATTACCTTCTCCTGCACAAGGAATTTTAGCTATTGAAATCAGGGAAGAAAATACGCAAATACACAAAATGATAGAGAGCATAAATCATAGTGAATCTTTTTTGCAGGCAACAGCAGAGCGTTCCTTCTTAAAAGGTTTAAACGGTAATTGCCATATTCCCATGGGAGCACTATGCGCTATTAAAGGGGAAAATATAGAGATTGAAGGTTTACTAGGAAATGAAGATGGAAGTGTATTAATTAAAAGAAAAGCCTATGGTCCAAAAGAAGATGCAGAAAAATTAGGCTGGGAACTGGCAAAAGATATATTAAAGGAGATGAAAGGCTATGAAGGGTAA
- a CDS encoding precorrin-2 dehydrogenase/sirohydrochlorin ferrochelatase family protein: MKSLGSDENLYYSVMIEMRGKNVVVFGGGKIAYRKVVSLLQCEAKVTVISVDFTYEFDELLNQFPSITLIKDSYKKEYLKGNYLIVGATNAKDINISISEDAKELKILCNIVDSGEASDYIVPSVVRRGDLILSVSTSGKSPSLSKKIKNSLEEEYPKEFEEYVNLLGKIREMVIKNVKDQEEKKRILNSLTDLSVEELRKML; the protein is encoded by the coding sequence ATGAAATCTTTGGGAAGTGATGAGAATTTGTATTATTCAGTAATGATCGAAATGAGAGGTAAGAATGTAGTAGTTTTCGGCGGTGGTAAGATTGCTTATCGCAAGGTGGTTTCACTCTTACAATGTGAGGCAAAAGTCACTGTGATAAGCGTGGATTTTACTTACGAGTTTGATGAGCTCTTAAATCAATTTCCAAGTATAACTCTCATAAAGGACTCCTATAAAAAAGAGTACTTAAAGGGAAATTATTTAATAGTAGGAGCTACAAATGCTAAGGATATTAATATTTCTATTAGTGAGGATGCAAAGGAACTAAAGATTCTGTGTAATATAGTCGATAGTGGAGAAGCTTCCGATTATATTGTTCCATCTGTTGTAAGAAGAGGGGATTTGATTCTATCTGTATCCACCTCTGGAAAGAGTCCATCCCTTAGTAAAAAAATAAAGAATTCATTAGAAGAAGAGTATCCTAAAGAGTTTGAAGAGTATGTAAACTTACTGGGAAAAATTCGAGAGATGGTCATCAAAAACGTAAAAGATCAAGAGGAGAAAAAAAGGATTTTAAATAGCTTAACGGATTTGTCTGTAGAGGAATTAAGAAAAATGTTGTAA
- the hemA gene encoding glutamyl-tRNA reductase, which yields MELAVIGVDHHIAPMEVREKMSFTESKKEKTFQILRQENIQELIIVSTCNRSELYLASEELEQSIHSVCTYLKEYTGQDDIEKHLFIKENRDAVYHIFQVAAGLESLVIGEDQILGQVKDALEYAIERGHSGKLLNKLFRESITKAKYIKTTLKISENPTSVGYVGLKMLKKEMDSLEGKRALIIGAGNMGKLSLKYIMEENLDKVYITNRTHDKLNQLLIEFEGVCPVYYEDRYDLLQEVDILISTTASPHTLFRKNNMPKLRKDLYILDLAMPRDVEKEVGELEGVHLYEIDDLKKVIDENIEYRKSLMEPIMVIIQKSVEEFYKWKGAAKLDPLIKKINAQCETIKMESLDYIYRKTNLTIKDKTVVEKMIHSALKRSIKPIINLKRIEDAEKLDDYIAVIDEIFGK from the coding sequence ATGGAGCTAGCAGTTATCGGGGTTGATCACCACATTGCGCCAATGGAAGTACGTGAAAAGATGTCTTTTACGGAATCTAAAAAAGAGAAAACATTTCAAATATTACGACAAGAAAATATTCAGGAACTTATCATCGTATCTACGTGTAATAGAAGTGAACTTTATTTAGCGAGTGAAGAATTAGAACAAAGCATACATTCCGTTTGTACCTATTTAAAAGAATATACTGGGCAGGATGATATTGAAAAGCACTTGTTTATAAAAGAAAATAGAGATGCAGTATATCATATCTTTCAGGTAGCGGCAGGACTTGAATCTCTCGTTATAGGTGAAGATCAAATATTAGGTCAAGTAAAAGATGCTCTAGAATATGCCATTGAGAGAGGCCACAGTGGAAAATTACTAAATAAATTATTTCGAGAGTCTATCACTAAGGCAAAATATATTAAAACCACTTTAAAAATATCCGAAAATCCCACATCTGTTGGTTATGTTGGCTTGAAGATGTTAAAAAAAGAGATGGATTCCTTAGAAGGAAAACGTGCTCTTATTATCGGAGCAGGCAATATGGGCAAATTATCCTTAAAATATATTATGGAAGAAAATTTAGACAAGGTATACATCACAAACCGCACCCATGATAAATTAAACCAATTATTAATTGAGTTTGAAGGAGTATGTCCTGTTTATTACGAAGATCGATACGATTTACTTCAAGAAGTAGATATACTCATTTCTACAACAGCGTCTCCTCATACTCTATTTCGAAAAAACAATATGCCCAAATTAAGAAAAGATTTGTATATTCTCGATTTAGCTATGCCACGAGATGTGGAAAAGGAAGTTGGAGAGCTAGAGGGTGTTCACTTATACGAAATCGACGATTTAAAAAAGGTCATCGATGAGAATATAGAATATCGAAAGAGTCTAATGGAACCTATAATGGTTATTATACAGAAATCTGTAGAGGAGTTTTATAAATGGAAAGGGGCTGCGAAACTAGACCCTTTAATCAAAAAAATCAATGCTCAATGTGAAACCATTAAGATGGAATCGTTAGATTATATCTATAGAAAGACAAATCTTACTATTAAAGACAAAACAGTAGTAGAAAAAATGATTCATTCTGCACTTAAAAGAAGCATAAAGCCTATTATTAATCTAAAAAGGATAGAAGATGCGGAAAAACTAGATGATTATATTGCTGTAATTGATGAAATCTTTGGGAAGTGA